TGACGCCGCCCAGGCCGAGGCCACAGTGGCGGCCTACAAGGAGGTGCTGGCCGACCTCACCGCCCGGGGCCTGGCCCCGCACTCGGAGGTCTCGGTCAAGCTGAGCGCCATCGGCCAGTCCCTCCCCGACAACGGCCACAAGGTGGCGCTGGAGAACGCCCGCGAGATCTGCCGCGCGGCCCGCAACGCCGGCACCACGGTGACCCTCGACATGGAGGACCACACCACCACCGACTCCACGCTCACGATCCTGCGCGAGCTCCGCAAGGACTTCCCGGAGACCGGAGCGGTGCTGCAGGCGATGCTGCACCGCACCGAGGCGGACTGCCGGGCGCTGGCCTACGAGGGCTCGCGCGTGCGGCTGTGCAAGGGCGCCTACATGGAGCCCGAGGAGGTGGCCTTCCAGGACAAGCTCGACATCGACAAGGCCTACGTCCGCTGCCTCAAGGTGCTGCTGGCCGGCCAGGGCTACCCGATGATCGCCACCCACGACCCGCGGATGGTCCAGATCGCCTCCTCGCTCGCGAGCCGCTTCGGCCGCCGCCCGGGGACCTACGAGTTCCAGATGCTCTACGGCATCCGGCCCGAGGAGCAGAAGCGCCTCGCCGCCGCCGGCGAGACGGTGCGCGTCTACATCCCCTACGGCACCGAGTGGTACGGCTACCTGATGCGCCGCCTGGCCGAGAAGCCGCAGAACCTCGCCTTCTTCGCGCGCTCCCTCGTCTCCAAGAAGTAGGTTGACCCCCGTGAGCACAGCGATCATCGGCGCCGGCGTCATGGGGGAGACCCTGCTGTCCGGGCTGGTGCGCGCCGGGCGCCGCGTCGACCAGCTGATGGTCGGGGAGAAGCGGCCCGAGCGGGCCCAGGAGCTCGAGGAGCGCTACGGCGTGGCCGTGGTCTCCAACCGCGAGGCGGCCGCCAAGGCCGACACCGTGGCGCTCGTGGTCAAGCCGCAGGACATGGGCGACGTGCTTGCCGAGATCGCCCCCGAGCTGCGGGCCGGCCAGCTGGTGGTCTCGCTGGCCGCGGGGATCACCACCGCCTTCATCGAGTCGCGCGTGCCCGAGGGCGTCGCCGTCGTCCGGGTCATGCCCAACACCCCGGCGCTCGTCGACGAGGGCATGGCCGCCATCTCGCCCGGCTCGCACTGCGACGAGGCGCACCTCGCCGAGGTCGAGTCGCTGATGGCCTCGACCGGCAGGGTGCTGCGCATCCCGGAGAAGCAGATGGACGCGGTCACCGCGATCTCCGGCTCCGGCCCGGCCTACATCTTCTTCGTCGTCGAGTCGATGATCGAGGCGGGCGTCCACCTCGGCCTGCCCCGCGCCACGGCGACGGACCTCGTCGTGCAGACCCTCGTGGGCTCGGCGGCGATGCTGCGCGAGACCGGCTCGCACCCCGTCGTGCTGCGCGAGCAGGTCACGTCCCCCGGCGGGACCACCGCCTCGGCGCTGCGCGAGCTCGAGATCCACAAGGTCCGCGCCGCCTTCCTCGCCGCGATGGAGGCCGCCCGCAACCGCTCGCGCGAGCTGGCCGAGGGATCCTGAGCGACCACGACGGGGTAACGTCCGCCACATGGAGTGCGCCGGGCCCACGTCAGTCGTCTTCGACCCGACGCTCACGGAGTACGACTTCGGTCCCACCCACCCGATGTCCCCGATCCGGGTGGACCTCACCATGCGCCTGGCCGAGGAGCTCGGCGTCCTCGACCAGATCAAACGGGTCGACGCTCCGGTCGCCACCGACGCGCAGATCGCCACGGTCCACGAGCAGGGCCTCATCGACGCCGTCACCGAGGCCGGCCGCACGCCGGGCTTCGAGGACCTGGCGCGCGGCCTCGGCACCGAGGACGACCCCGTGTTCGCGGACATGCACCTCGCCAGCGCCCACGTGGTCGGCGCCACCCTCGAGGCGTTCCGCCAGGTGTGGAGCGGCGAGTCGCTGCACTCGGTCAACATCGCCGGCGGCCTGCACCACGCGATGCCCGACCGCGCGAGCGGCTTCTGCATCTACAACGACGTGGCGGTCGGCATCACCCAGCTGCTGGCCGACGGCGCCCAGCGGGTGGCCTACGTCGACATCGACGTGCACCACGGCGACGGCGTGGAGAAGGTCTTCTGGGACGACCCGCGCGTGCTGACCATCTCCCTGCACGAGACCGGCCAGATGCTGTTCCCCGGCACCGGCTTCCCGACCGACACCGGCGGCGACGGTGCCGAGGGCAGCGTCGTCAACGTCGCGCTCCCGCCCGGCACGTCCGACGCCGGGTGGCTGCGGGCCTTCCACGCCGTGGTGCCCCCGCTGCTGCGCGAGTTCTCCCCCGACGTGCTGGTGACCCAGCACGGGTGCGACTCGCACATGAACGACCCGCTGGCCCACATGATGCTCAGCGTCGACGGCCAGCGCGCGGCCTACCTCGCCCTCCACGACCTCGCCCACGAGGTGGCCGACGGCCGCTGGGTGGTGACCGGTGGTGGCGGCTACTCCGTCGTCGACGTGGTGCCGCGGGCCTGGACGCACCTGCTCGCGATCGCGTCGGGCCGCCCGCTCGAGCCCGGGCTCGAGACCCCTCCCGGCTGGCGGGCGTACGTCGAGGGGGTGCTCGGCGCGACCGCCCCGCACCGCATGACGGACGGGCGTACGCCGGCCTACCGCGACTGGTCCGCCGGCTACGACCCGGACGCGTGGCTGGACCGGGCGATCCACGCCACCCGCACCGCGGTCTTCCCGCTGCACGGGCTCGACCCGCTGCCCTGACCACAGGCGCCGGGGCGATGTCGACACGCCCGACGCGACCTCGTGCCTCGGTCGCGGGCCCGCTCGATCTTCGCCGAGTTCGATCCACTCCGTGGGCTCGACCGGTGAACAATCAACCCGACACGCCGCCAGTCACACAAGTTTCTCTGGCGTTCCTCTTCCCCACGCGTCACGCGAGCCCTATTGTCACCGGAAGCGGCACGCCTGTGACGCCGGTGGGGAAGCCGGCGCCGTTCCGCACAGAAGGATCGGTGCACACCATGGCTGAGAACACCCCTGGCGACATGTCCGAGGCGCAGTTCCTGACCATCGCGGAGGTCGCGGCCAAGATGCGCGTCTCGAAGATGACGGTCTACCGGCTCGTCCACGGCGGCGAGCTGCCCGCCGTCCGCGTCGGCCGCTCGTTCCGGGTCACCGAGGACGACGTCAACGAGTACTTGCGCAAGAGCTTCTACAACGCCGGCTGACGCCTGCTCGTCCGCGGCCAGACGCTGGCGCGGCGCTCGATCGACGTCCACCAGACGCGATTCCACCCTCCACACCCCCGGCCGTTAGGGTGTGCAGGTCCGGCCGACGAGTGTCGGCCGCAAGGAAAGGTCTGATCCACGTGGGTTCTGTCATCAAGAAGCGGCGCAAGCGCATGGCCAAGAAGAAGCACCGCAAGCTGCTCAAGAAGACGCGCGTCCAGCGCCGCAAGCTCGGCAAGTAAGCACCTTCGCCCATGGGACGGGTCGTGCTGGTCACCGGGATCTCCCGGGACCTGGGGCGACGATTCGCGCGCGCCGCGGCCGGCGACCCGTCCATCGAGCGAGTGATCGGGGTCGACGTCGTCCCTCCCCGCGGCGACATCGGTGACGTCTCCTTCGTCCGTGCGGACATCCGCAACCCGGTCATCGCCAAGGTGCTCGCCAAGGAGGACGTCGACACCGTCGTCCACATGAGCGTGATCGCCACGCCCGGCTCGGCCGGCGGTCGCGGGACGATGAAGGAGCTCAACGTCATCGGCACCATGCAGCTGCTCGCTGCATGCCAGAAGTTGACGACCGTCGAGCGCCTGGTGGTGAAGTCGACGACCACCGTCTACGGATCGAGCCCGCGCGACCCCGCGATGTTCACCGAGGACATGGGCCCCAAGCGCCTGCCCTCCTCCGGCTACGCCAAGGACGTCTACGAGGTCGAGGGCTACGTCCGCGGCTTCGCGCGCCGCCGCTCCGACGTCGCCGTGACGATGGTCCGCGCCGCCAACGTCATCGGCCCGCACGTGTCGAGCCCGCTGACCAACTACTTCCGGCTGCCCGTCGTCCCGCGCGTGCTCGGCTTCGACCCGCGCATGCAGTTCCTCCACGAGGACGACCTGATGCGGGTGCTGCGGCACGCCGTGGTCACCGGCAGGCCCGGCACCTTCAACGTCGCCGGCGACGGCCTGCTGACGCTGACCCAGGCCGTACGACGCCTCGGCCGGCCGTCGGTCGCGATGCCGCGCTTCGCGGTCGGACGGCTCGGTGCCACCATGCGGCAGGCCCGCCTCTCGGACTTCTCACCGGAGCAGCTGGGGTTCTTGACCTACGGTCGAGGGGTGGACACCACCAGGATGCGCACGGTGCTCGGCTTCGAGCCGACCTACTCCACCGCCGAGGCCTTCGCCGACTTCTGCCGGGCGCTGTCGCCCGCGGACCTCGAAGGGGCCGGTCGTGCCTGAGGAGGCCCGCCCCCCGTCGCGCCAGGACGCCGTGGTCATCCCCATCGGCACCGGCGGACGTCCCGGGCGCGGCTCGGGCAGCGCGCGGCCGTCCTCGGCGGCCCGCAACCTCGCACCCAAGCCCCGCAACGCGCGGCCTCCCGCCAAGAAGGCGGCCACCCAGACTGCCGCAGAGCCGGACACCCAGCCTGCTGCTGAGCCTGCTGGCGAGCCGGCCGCTCCGGCTGCGTCCACCCCGACCGGCCCGGGGCCCACCCCGCCGCGTCCCCCGGTCACCGCTGCGGGGCCCACTGACGGCATCCCCGTCGGCGACTGGCTCTCCGCCCTGCAGGACGCGGCCGTCGAGGTGTTCGGCGACGACTGGGAGCGCCGCCTGGCCGAGCTGATGGCGTTCGTACGCCGTCGCCTCGAGGGCGACTACGAGATCGACGACTACGGCTTCGACCGCGAGCTCACCGAGCGCTTCTTCATGACCGCCCTGCGCCCCGTGGCGGAGAAGTGGTTCCGCCTCGAGGTCCGCGGCCTGGAGAACATCCCGGCCGAGGGCGGCGCCCTCGTGGTGTCCAACCACTCGGGCACCGTGCCCGTGGACGGCCTCATGACCATGCTCGCGGTGCACGACCACGCCCACCGCTTCCTGCGGCCCCTCGGCGCGGACCTGGTGTTCAAGCTGCCGCTGGTGAGCTCGCTGGCGCGCAAGTCGGGAGCCACCCTCGCCTGCATCGAGGACGCCGAGCGGATGCTGTCCGGCGGCGAGCTGGTGGGGGTGTGGCCCGAGGGCTTCAAGGGCATCGGCAAGCCGTTCAGCGAGCGCTACAAGCTGCAGCGCTTCGGTCGCGGGGGCTTCGTGTCCGCAGCCCTGCGCACCGGCGTACCCATCATCCCGCTCTCGGTCGTGGGCGCCGAGGAGATCTACCCGCTGGTCGGCAACGTCCCGTCGCTGGCCCGGCTGCTCGGCGTGCCCTACATCCCGATCACGCCGTTCTTCCCGTGGCTGGGTCCGCTCGGGCTGGTGCCACTGCCGTCGAAGTGGATCCTCGAGTTCGGGGAGCCGATCCGCACGGACTCCTACGACGCGACAGAGGCCGAGGACCCGATGCTCGTCTTCAACGTCACCGACCAGGTGCGCGAGACCATCCAGCACACGTTGTTCGACCTGCTCCGCGAGCGCGGCGGGGTCTTCGGCTAGACGGCGCAGGGCCAGTCAGGGCCCGTCGGCGCCGGTCGGTCAGGGCCGGTTCGGGCCGGGCAGCAGGCCGCCGGTCGCGTTGCCGAGGTTGAGGCCGGTGAGCCCGTTGAGCGTGCCGGTCACCTCGCTGATGAGGCCGCCGGTGGCGTCGTCGACGTCGGAGGTCAGGCCGCCGAGCGCGCCACCGGTGACGCCGTTGAGCTGGCTGGCGAGGTCGCCCGTGGTGCTGGTGACGGTCCCGGTGACCCCCTGCGTGAGCTCCTTGACGCCCTGGGTGGGGTCGGGCCGGGTGGTCGGCACGCTCTGGGTCGGGATGGGCGCGACGGGGGAGGGCGTCTGCGTCGGCAGCCCCGGCCGGGTGGTCGGGGCCGGTGTCGTGGGCCCGGTGGTGGGCCCGGTCGTCGCCCCGGGCGTCGGAGCGGTCGTCGGAGCGGTGGTGGTCGCGGTGCCGGGGACGTCGGTCGGCCCGGCCGGCGGGGGCCCGAGCTCCGGAGGAACCTCGAGGCCCGTGAGGTCCTGGCCCGAGACGGGCGCCGCCTCGAGGGTGGCCTCGTCGGTGTCGAGGCCGGTCAGCAGGTCGGTGGGCAGGCCGGCGCTCGTGAGCAGGAACTCCGGGGTCGTCGTGATCCCGCCCTCGCAGCCGCCGCAGGCGCTGCTCACCTCGAGGTCGAGGTCGCTGAGGGTGCGTCCGGCCGCGACGAGGTCCTCGCGGGCGCTGAGCGGCAGCTGGTCCTCGAGCTCCACGAGGCGGTCCATGCTCGTCGCGGTGAACTCGCGTGCCGCCTCGACGTCCGCCTGCACGTCGGCCTCGGCGCCACCGGCGTCGTAGGCCGTCAGGATGCTGCGGACGCCCTCGCTGGACTGCTGCGTGAAGTCCTCGAGCGTGTCGGGCACCAGCTGCTCGCGACCTCCCTCGCCGGCAGCGATCTCCTCGATCTCGTCGAGACGTGTGTCGGCCTGCGCCAGCAGGGTGCGACCACGCGCGGCGTCGTCGTCGGCGAGGCGGACCTCGGCGGACTCGATGCCGCGCTTGACGCCGTAGAGCGACTCGCCGGGCAGCGCGGTCTGGGCCGCCACCGCCATGGTGGCCGCGGCGCCGACGAGGGCCGCACCGCCGAGCGCCGCGCCGAGGCGGCGCTGGCGGGTGCGCACCGTGGCGGGCATCGCGAGGCGCGCGGGTGCGGAGGGCCGGGGGACCAGGACGGTGTCGGCCTCGGCCATCAGCCGCTCGCGCAGGGAGCTGACGAACTCTGGACGGGCGGCCACGTCGGGCACGGACCGCAGGTCCGAGACGACCCCGAGGAGGTCGGCGTAGCGCGCCGCCTCGTCATCCGTGAGCGGGGTGCCGGGTCGCCGGGAGAGGAGCGCCTCGAACTCGTCGGCACGCCGTCGCGCCGCGAAGGGGGCTGTCATCGGGATCGTCCTGTCTCACTGCTGGTGGTTCCTCCCACACAGACGAACGACCGGGACGAGGTGCGGGTTACGGGAGAGGTCATGAGTCCCTCAACCCCTCGGGCAGGAGCTTGGCGAGGTTGCGGACGCCGCGCAGCTGCAGCTGCTTGACGGCGCCGTCCGAGCGGTGGAGGGCCAGCGCCGTCTCCGCGATCGAGAGTCCCTGCAGGAAGCGCATGATCAGGCACTCACGCTGCTCGGTGGGCAGCTCGGTGAGGGCCTTGAGCAGCACCTCGTTGGTGAGCCCGGCGATGACCGTGCCCTCGGGTCCCTCGGTGGCGTCGTCGTGCGGCGTCATGTCCTCGGTCGTCATCTCCAGGCGGGTGCGTCCGGCCTTGAAGTGATCGGTGGTGAGGTTGCGCGCGATGGTCATCAGCCAGGCGCCGAAGTCCTTGCCCTGCCACCGGAAGCTGTTCATGCTCCGCAGCGCGCGGAAGAAGGTCTCGGAGGTGAGGTCCTCGGCGAGCACCTGCGAGCGGGTGCGGTGGTAGAGGAACCGGTAGACCGAGGCCTGGTAGTGGTCGTAGAGGAGCCCGAACGCGTCCTTGTCGCCCGCGCGGGCCAGCTCGACGAGGGCGATCAGCCGCTCGCGCTCGGCCTCGTCGGCCTCGGACGACGTGGCCTGGTCCTCGTCGCCGACCGGTGCGGAGCCCGCGGTCCACGACCGGCCGGGCACGGCGTCGTCGCCGCCGGGACGGGCGGTGGAGCCCGGTGCGGTGGTCTCGGACAGCAGCGCGAGCGCCGGGAGCGCACCCGCGGGCGTGGCGGACAGCTGCGGCTGCGGGGCG
This genomic stretch from Nocardioides renjunii harbors:
- a CDS encoding proline dehydrogenase family protein, which produces MSLLRQPILLLARSQGVKKLVSTMPVSSGIVTSYVPGETTGHAVDATARLVDDGLRVTLDYLGEDTTDAAQAEATVAAYKEVLADLTARGLAPHSEVSVKLSAIGQSLPDNGHKVALENAREICRAARNAGTTVTLDMEDHTTTDSTLTILRELRKDFPETGAVLQAMLHRTEADCRALAYEGSRVRLCKGAYMEPEEVAFQDKLDIDKAYVRCLKVLLAGQGYPMIATHDPRMVQIASSLASRFGRRPGTYEFQMLYGIRPEEQKRLAAAGETVRVYIPYGTEWYGYLMRRLAEKPQNLAFFARSLVSKK
- the proC gene encoding pyrroline-5-carboxylate reductase; its protein translation is MSTAIIGAGVMGETLLSGLVRAGRRVDQLMVGEKRPERAQELEERYGVAVVSNREAAAKADTVALVVKPQDMGDVLAEIAPELRAGQLVVSLAAGITTAFIESRVPEGVAVVRVMPNTPALVDEGMAAISPGSHCDEAHLAEVESLMASTGRVLRIPEKQMDAVTAISGSGPAYIFFVVESMIEAGVHLGLPRATATDLVVQTLVGSAAMLRETGSHPVVLREQVTSPGGTTASALRELEIHKVRAAFLAAMEAARNRSRELAEGS
- a CDS encoding acetoin utilization protein AcuC, with amino-acid sequence MECAGPTSVVFDPTLTEYDFGPTHPMSPIRVDLTMRLAEELGVLDQIKRVDAPVATDAQIATVHEQGLIDAVTEAGRTPGFEDLARGLGTEDDPVFADMHLASAHVVGATLEAFRQVWSGESLHSVNIAGGLHHAMPDRASGFCIYNDVAVGITQLLADGAQRVAYVDIDVHHGDGVEKVFWDDPRVLTISLHETGQMLFPGTGFPTDTGGDGAEGSVVNVALPPGTSDAGWLRAFHAVVPPLLREFSPDVLVTQHGCDSHMNDPLAHMMLSVDGQRAAYLALHDLAHEVADGRWVVTGGGGYSVVDVVPRAWTHLLAIASGRPLEPGLETPPGWRAYVEGVLGATAPHRMTDGRTPAYRDWSAGYDPDAWLDRAIHATRTAVFPLHGLDPLP
- a CDS encoding helix-turn-helix domain-containing protein, with the translated sequence MAENTPGDMSEAQFLTIAEVAAKMRVSKMTVYRLVHGGELPAVRVGRSFRVTEDDVNEYLRKSFYNAG
- a CDS encoding 30S ribosomal protein bS22 — translated: MGSVIKKRRKRMAKKKHRKLLKKTRVQRRKLGK
- a CDS encoding NAD-dependent epimerase/dehydratase family protein: MGRVVLVTGISRDLGRRFARAAAGDPSIERVIGVDVVPPRGDIGDVSFVRADIRNPVIAKVLAKEDVDTVVHMSVIATPGSAGGRGTMKELNVIGTMQLLAACQKLTTVERLVVKSTTTVYGSSPRDPAMFTEDMGPKRLPSSGYAKDVYEVEGYVRGFARRRSDVAVTMVRAANVIGPHVSSPLTNYFRLPVVPRVLGFDPRMQFLHEDDLMRVLRHAVVTGRPGTFNVAGDGLLTLTQAVRRLGRPSVAMPRFAVGRLGATMRQARLSDFSPEQLGFLTYGRGVDTTRMRTVLGFEPTYSTAEAFADFCRALSPADLEGAGRA
- a CDS encoding lysophospholipid acyltransferase family protein, which encodes MPEEARPPSRQDAVVIPIGTGGRPGRGSGSARPSSAARNLAPKPRNARPPAKKAATQTAAEPDTQPAAEPAGEPAAPAASTPTGPGPTPPRPPVTAAGPTDGIPVGDWLSALQDAAVEVFGDDWERRLAELMAFVRRRLEGDYEIDDYGFDRELTERFFMTALRPVAEKWFRLEVRGLENIPAEGGALVVSNHSGTVPVDGLMTMLAVHDHAHRFLRPLGADLVFKLPLVSSLARKSGATLACIEDAERMLSGGELVGVWPEGFKGIGKPFSERYKLQRFGRGGFVSAALRTGVPIIPLSVVGAEEIYPLVGNVPSLARLLGVPYIPITPFFPWLGPLGLVPLPSKWILEFGEPIRTDSYDATEAEDPMLVFNVTDQVRETIQHTLFDLLRERGGVFG
- a CDS encoding DUF5667 domain-containing protein is translated as MTAPFAARRRADEFEALLSRRPGTPLTDDEAARYADLLGVVSDLRSVPDVAARPEFVSSLRERLMAEADTVLVPRPSAPARLAMPATVRTRQRRLGAALGGAALVGAAATMAVAAQTALPGESLYGVKRGIESAEVRLADDDAARGRTLLAQADTRLDEIEEIAAGEGGREQLVPDTLEDFTQQSSEGVRSILTAYDAGGAEADVQADVEAAREFTATSMDRLVELEDQLPLSAREDLVAAGRTLSDLDLEVSSACGGCEGGITTTPEFLLTSAGLPTDLLTGLDTDEATLEAAPVSGQDLTGLEVPPELGPPPAGPTDVPGTATTTAPTTAPTPGATTGPTTGPTTPAPTTRPGLPTQTPSPVAPIPTQSVPTTRPDPTQGVKELTQGVTGTVTSTTGDLASQLNGVTGGALGGLTSDVDDATGGLISEVTGTLNGLTGLNLGNATGGLLPGPNRP
- a CDS encoding sigma-70 family RNA polymerase sigma factor yields the protein MRSTRDLEHAFDEGMDALRRAVLAVLAPQPQLSATPAGALPALALLSETTAPGSTARPGGDDAVPGRSWTAGSAPVGDEDQATSSEADEAERERLIALVELARAGDKDAFGLLYDHYQASVYRFLYHRTRSQVLAEDLTSETFFRALRSMNSFRWQGKDFGAWLMTIARNLTTDHFKAGRTRLEMTTEDMTPHDDATEGPEGTVIAGLTNEVLLKALTELPTEQRECLIMRFLQGLSIAETALALHRSDGAVKQLQLRGVRNLAKLLPEGLRDS